A genomic region of Caulobacter vibrioides contains the following coding sequences:
- a CDS encoding MBL fold metallo-hydrolase: MRPDVQAFFDTATFTASYLVVDPATKTAAIIDPVLDFEPKAGKLSTTSADALLAAVRDQGLHLAYVLETHAHADHLSAADLIRRQTGAKIVIGAKITEVQKAFIPVFEADVAADGAVFDVLMEEGDVLPLGELSIAALHTPGHTPACLTYRIGDAAFVGDTLFMPDYGTARADFPGGDARTLYRSIQKVLALPPETRVFVGHDYLPAGRDTYRWETTVAEERARNIHVGGGAREDDFVAMRQARDATLAAPTLILPSLQVNIRAGALPDPTVAGNIFLRLPVTWAA; encoded by the coding sequence ATGCGACCCGACGTTCAAGCGTTTTTCGACACCGCGACCTTCACCGCCAGCTATCTGGTGGTGGATCCGGCCACCAAGACCGCCGCGATCATCGACCCGGTGCTGGATTTCGAACCCAAGGCGGGCAAGCTCTCCACCACCTCGGCCGACGCCCTGCTGGCGGCGGTGCGCGACCAGGGCCTGCACCTGGCCTATGTCCTGGAGACCCACGCCCACGCCGATCACCTGTCGGCCGCCGACCTGATCCGCCGCCAGACCGGCGCGAAGATCGTCATCGGCGCCAAGATCACCGAGGTCCAGAAGGCCTTCATTCCCGTGTTCGAGGCCGATGTGGCCGCCGATGGCGCGGTGTTCGACGTGCTGATGGAGGAAGGCGACGTCCTGCCGCTGGGCGAACTGTCGATCGCGGCGCTACATACCCCCGGCCACACGCCGGCCTGCCTGACCTATCGGATCGGCGACGCCGCCTTTGTCGGCGACACCCTGTTCATGCCCGACTACGGCACCGCCCGCGCCGACTTCCCCGGCGGCGACGCGCGCACGCTATATCGCTCGATCCAGAAGGTGCTGGCCCTGCCGCCGGAGACCCGGGTCTTCGTTGGCCACGACTACCTGCCCGCCGGCCGCGACACGTACCGCTGGGAGACGACGGTGGCCGAGGAACGGGCGCGCAACATCCATGTGGGCGGCGGCGCCCGGGAGGACGACTTCGTGGCCATGCGCCAGGCCCGCGACGCCACCTTGGCCGCCCCGACCCTGATCCTGCCGTCGCTGCAGGTGAACATCCGCGCCGGCGCCCTGCCCGACCCGACGGTGGCGGGGAACATCTTCCTGCGCCTGCCGGTGACCTGGGCGGCGTAG
- a CDS encoding type II toxin-antitoxin system RelE/ParE family toxin, whose product MAIQSFKDLRAKAILDGVTPGKGFPSDLIRVAKRKLEMLEAAVVLNDLRTPPGNRLEALSGHRKGQHSIRVNDQFRLVFVWTEAGPAEVEFVDYH is encoded by the coding sequence ATGGCGATCCAGAGCTTCAAGGACCTGCGCGCGAAGGCCATCCTCGACGGGGTGACGCCCGGAAAAGGTTTTCCGTCCGACCTCATCAGGGTCGCCAAGCGCAAGTTGGAGATGCTGGAAGCCGCCGTCGTCCTGAACGACCTCCGTACGCCACCGGGCAATCGGCTCGAAGCCTTGTCCGGACACCGTAAGGGTCAGCATTCGATCCGTGTCAACGATCAGTTCCGGCTGGTCTTTGTCTGGACCGAAGCAGGACCGGCGGAGGTCGAGTTCGTGGATTATCACTGA
- a CDS encoding type II toxin-antitoxin system HicB family antitoxin — MIRRRNYRIVLKTLSVEDGGGYLATVPDLPGCMSDGATEAEVLTNIEDAIAQWIDHAVSEGRKIPEPDRHYRYGT; from the coding sequence ATGATCCGTAGGCGCAACTACAGAATCGTTCTCAAGACGCTGTCTGTCGAAGACGGCGGCGGCTACCTTGCGACGGTTCCCGATCTTCCCGGATGCATGTCGGACGGCGCGACCGAGGCTGAGGTTCTCACGAACATTGAGGACGCGATCGCCCAATGGATCGATCACGCCGTGTCTGAGGGCCGCAAGATTCCAGAGCCCGATAGGCACTATCGGTACGGGACTTAA
- a CDS encoding HigA family addiction module antitoxin, producing MRMDIAEGNDPLAPVHPGEILLEEFLKPYGLTPGRVAARLHIARPRIEKLVRGQTPVTIDTALRLERLFGASAQFWLNLQNRYDLEMAKRGVAPDIASIEPFAA from the coding sequence ATGCGCATGGACATCGCTGAGGGCAACGATCCCCTTGCCCCGGTCCATCCGGGCGAGATCCTGCTGGAAGAGTTCTTGAAGCCCTATGGCCTCACGCCCGGCCGCGTCGCGGCCCGGCTTCACATCGCTCGCCCCCGGATCGAGAAGCTCGTTCGGGGTCAAACGCCGGTGACCATCGACACCGCGCTGCGCCTGGAGCGCCTGTTCGGCGCCAGCGCGCAGTTCTGGCTCAATCTGCAGAACCGCTACGACCTGGAAATGGCCAAGCGAGGCGTCGCGCCGGACATCGCCAGCATCGAGCCGTTCGCGGCTTAG
- the trxB gene encoding thioredoxin-disulfide reductase, translating into MSTPSPRQTRCLIIGSGPAGYTAAIYAARALLKPVLIAGIQPGGQLTITTDVENYPGFADVIQGPWLMDQMRAQAEHVGTEFVSDIVTSVDLSKRPFTVKTDSGQDWIAETIIIATGAQAKWLGLESESKFQGFGVSACATCDGFFYRNKDVIVVGGGNTAVEEALFLTNFASKVTLVHRKDELRAEKILQERLLAHPKIEVIWDSVIDEVLGQTDPMGVTGARLKNVKTGETQEVAADGVFIAIGHAPSSELFAGQLDIGSGGYLKVKPGTAATAVEGVYAAGDVTDDVYRQAVTAAGMGCMAALEAVRFLAEEDHKAAHHPISHAEANKIGVW; encoded by the coding sequence ATGTCTACGCCCTCCCCTCGCCAGACCCGCTGCCTGATCATCGGATCGGGTCCCGCCGGCTACACCGCCGCCATCTACGCCGCGCGCGCGCTGCTGAAACCCGTGCTGATCGCCGGCATCCAGCCCGGCGGCCAGCTGACCATCACGACGGACGTCGAGAACTATCCCGGCTTCGCCGACGTCATCCAGGGCCCCTGGCTGATGGACCAGATGCGCGCCCAGGCCGAGCATGTCGGCACCGAGTTCGTCAGCGACATCGTCACCAGCGTCGACCTGTCCAAGCGCCCCTTCACGGTGAAGACCGACAGCGGTCAGGACTGGATCGCCGAGACCATCATCATCGCCACCGGCGCCCAGGCCAAATGGCTGGGCCTGGAAAGCGAAAGCAAGTTCCAGGGCTTTGGCGTCAGCGCCTGCGCCACCTGCGACGGCTTCTTCTATCGCAACAAGGACGTCATCGTGGTCGGCGGCGGCAACACCGCCGTGGAAGAGGCTCTGTTCCTGACCAACTTCGCCAGCAAGGTCACCCTGGTGCACCGCAAGGACGAGCTGCGCGCCGAGAAGATCCTGCAGGAGCGCCTCCTGGCTCACCCCAAGATCGAGGTGATCTGGGACAGCGTCATCGACGAGGTCCTGGGCCAGACCGACCCCATGGGCGTCACCGGCGCGCGCCTGAAGAACGTCAAGACCGGCGAGACCCAGGAGGTCGCCGCTGACGGGGTGTTCATCGCCATCGGCCACGCGCCGTCGTCGGAACTGTTCGCCGGCCAGCTGGACATCGGGTCCGGCGGCTATCTGAAGGTCAAGCCGGGCACGGCCGCGACTGCGGTCGAGGGCGTCTACGCCGCCGGCGACGTCACCGACGACGTCTACCGCCAGGCCGTCACCGCCGCCGGCATGGGCTGCATGGCCGCCCTGGAAGCCGTGCGCTTCCTGGCCGAAGAAGACCACAAGGCCGCCCACCACCCGATCAGCCACGCCGAGGCCAATAAGATCGGCGTCTGGTGA
- the pseI gene encoding pseudaminic acid synthase, producing the protein MSAPFVEIPPSIEINGRKIGADNSPYVICELSGNHNGSLERCLAMVDAAADTGCDAIKIQTYTADTITLDVDRPEFKIHGGLWDGRTLYELYEEAHTPFEWHAAIFERARQRGVTIFSSPFDETAVDLLDSLGAPAFKIASFEAVDLPLIKYAAAKGKPLIISTGMANLTEMQTALDTALTAGAPGVLLLHCVSSYPATFADANVRTVPDMAARFGCPIGLSDHTPGTAASVAAVSLGACAVEKHFTLARADGGPDAAFSLEPAEFKALVDDTKNAWAALGRAHYDVLGSEATSLLFRRSLYVTADVKAGEPLTRANVRSVRPGNGLPPADLDKVLAGKATRDLARGEPLDWSMVG; encoded by the coding sequence ATGTCCGCACCCTTCGTTGAAATCCCGCCTTCTATCGAGATAAATGGCCGCAAGATCGGCGCCGATAATTCGCCCTATGTGATCTGCGAGCTGTCGGGGAACCACAACGGCAGCCTCGAGCGCTGTCTGGCCATGGTCGACGCCGCCGCCGACACCGGCTGCGACGCGATCAAGATCCAGACCTACACCGCCGACACCATCACGCTGGATGTCGACCGGCCCGAGTTCAAGATCCACGGCGGCCTGTGGGACGGCCGGACGCTCTATGAGCTCTACGAAGAGGCCCACACCCCGTTCGAGTGGCACGCGGCTATCTTCGAGCGCGCCCGCCAGCGCGGTGTGACCATCTTCTCCAGCCCCTTTGACGAGACCGCCGTCGACCTCCTGGACAGCCTGGGCGCGCCGGCCTTCAAGATCGCCTCGTTCGAGGCCGTCGACCTGCCGCTGATCAAGTACGCCGCCGCCAAGGGCAAGCCGCTGATCATTTCGACCGGCATGGCCAACCTGACCGAGATGCAGACGGCGCTCGATACGGCCCTGACCGCCGGCGCGCCGGGCGTGCTGCTGCTGCACTGCGTGTCGAGCTATCCGGCCACGTTCGCCGACGCCAATGTGCGGACCGTGCCGGACATGGCCGCGCGTTTCGGCTGCCCGATCGGCCTGTCGGACCACACGCCGGGCACGGCCGCCTCGGTGGCGGCGGTGAGCCTGGGCGCCTGCGCGGTCGAGAAGCACTTCACCCTGGCCCGCGCCGACGGCGGCCCCGATGCGGCCTTCAGCCTGGAGCCCGCCGAGTTCAAGGCCCTTGTGGACGACACCAAGAACGCCTGGGCGGCGCTGGGCCGCGCGCACTATGACGTGCTGGGCTCGGAGGCCACGAGCCTGCTCTTCCGCCGCTCGCTGTACGTCACCGCCGACGTCAAGGCCGGCGAGCCCCTGACGCGAGCCAATGTCCGCTCGGTCCGCCCCGGCAACGGCCTGCCGCCGGCCGATCTCGACAAGGTGCTGGCCGGCAAGGCCACCCGGGATCTCGCCCGCGGCGAGCCGCTAGACTGGTCGATGGTGGGTTAG